Proteins encoded together in one Marinithermus hydrothermalis DSM 14884 window:
- the hisG gene encoding ATP phosphoribosyltransferase: MIRGKYRLVVALPKGRMFAEAVRALEAAGLELPEMQGTRVLMHGIEGGVAVLELRNADVPVYVELGIADVGVVGKDVLLEAGRDVYEPVDLGFGACRLSLIRHPEARGPVRRIATKYPRFTQAWLRERGWVADVVKLSGNIELAALTGLADAVVDVVQTGATLRAAGLVEVEVLARSSARLVVNRAALKLKREVLRPLIRRLREQARTR; this comes from the coding sequence GTGATCCGGGGGAAGTACCGCCTGGTGGTGGCTCTGCCCAAGGGGCGCATGTTCGCGGAAGCGGTGCGGGCCCTGGAAGCGGCGGGCCTCGAGCTGCCCGAGATGCAGGGAACGCGCGTGTTGATGCACGGGATCGAGGGCGGCGTGGCGGTCCTCGAGCTACGGAACGCGGACGTGCCGGTCTACGTCGAGCTGGGGATCGCGGACGTGGGCGTGGTGGGCAAGGACGTGCTCCTCGAGGCGGGGCGGGACGTGTACGAGCCGGTGGACCTGGGGTTCGGGGCCTGCCGGCTCTCCTTGATCCGGCACCCGGAGGCCCGGGGGCCGGTGCGGCGCATCGCCACCAAGTACCCGCGGTTCACGCAGGCGTGGCTGCGGGAGCGGGGCTGGGTGGCGGACGTGGTGAAGCTCTCAGGGAACATCGAGCTCGCGGCGCTCACCGGCCTGGCGGACGCGGTGGTGGACGTGGTGCAGACCGGTGCGACGCTGCGCGCGGCGGGGCTGGTGGAGGTCGAGGTCCTCGCGCGCTCGAGCGCGCGGCTCGTGGTGAACCGCGCGGCCTTGAAGCTTAAGCGGGAGGTGCTGCGCCCCTTGATCCGGCGGTTGCGGGAGCAGGCGCGGACGCGCTAG
- the trmH gene encoding tRNA (guanosine(18)-2'-O)-methyltransferase TrmH: protein MTPERYRKLRAVLDKRQPDLTVLMENVHKPHNLSAILRTADAVGVYEAHAVNPTGGVPTYNETSGGSEKWVYLRVHPDIATAVQHLKERGFLVYAAHLSDEAVDYRAVDYTRPVAVLLGAEKWGVSPEAAALADRHIVIPMMGMVQSLNVSVAAAVILFEAQRQRQAAGLYDRVRLDPETYRRTLFEWGYPKLAALYRKEGRPYPELGPDGEVRAPTGGPAAG from the coding sequence GTGACGCCGGAGCGCTACCGCAAGCTACGCGCCGTTTTGGATAAACGCCAGCCGGACCTGACCGTGCTCATGGAGAACGTGCACAAGCCGCACAACCTCTCCGCGATCCTGCGCACGGCCGATGCGGTGGGCGTGTACGAGGCCCACGCGGTCAACCCGACGGGCGGGGTGCCCACGTACAACGAGACCTCCGGGGGCAGTGAGAAGTGGGTGTACCTCCGGGTGCACCCGGACATCGCCACGGCCGTACAGCACCTTAAGGAGCGCGGGTTTTTGGTGTACGCCGCCCATCTTTCGGACGAGGCCGTGGATTACCGTGCGGTGGACTACACCCGGCCGGTGGCGGTGCTGCTCGGGGCGGAGAAGTGGGGCGTGAGTCCCGAGGCCGCGGCCCTCGCGGACCGGCACATCGTGATTCCCATGATGGGCATGGTGCAGTCGCTGAACGTCTCGGTCGCGGCGGCGGTGATCCTCTTCGAGGCCCAGCGGCAGCGGCAGGCGGCCGGCCTTTATGACCGCGTCCGGCTGGACCCCGAGACGTACCGCCGCACCCTGTTCGAGTGGGGGTACCCCAAGCTCGCGGCCCTTTACCGCAAGGAGGGCCGCCCGTACCCCGAGCTGGGGCCGGACGGGGAGGTGCGCGCCCCTACGGGCGGGCCAGCTGCAGGGTGA